Proteins from a genomic interval of Zingiber officinale cultivar Zhangliang chromosome 2A, Zo_v1.1, whole genome shotgun sequence:
- the LOC122042990 gene encoding transcription factor bHLH115-like isoform X2, which produces MVGPKVRSSGGGWLIDYGGIVEDVREPGFLWGARIIDDPSASRNHKESCAAPGSKARREKIRRDKLNDRFTELCSIMNPGKPPITDKFVILSDAAHFIKQLRREAKRLKESNEALQNSIKSVKGEKLELRNEKMRLKSEKERIEQMLKGSSTTTQFFTKPAATTLQPASPPALSKTIPYPNHIPTGMWQWIPPAAMDTSLDHVLRPPAA; this is translated from the exons ATGGTTGGGCCGAAGGTGCGCAGCAGTGGAGGCGGATGGCTTATAGACTACGGAGGTATTGTCGAGGACGTCCGTGAGCCTGGTTTCCTCTGGGGCGCTCGGATCATCGATGATCCCTCTGCTTCgag AAACCATAAGGAGTCATGTGCTGCACCAGGATCAAAAGCCCGCCGTGAGAAAATACGAAGAGATAAACTTAATGATAG GTTCACAGAGTTGTGCTCTATCATGAATCCAGGAAAGCCTCCTATAACAGATAAATTTGTCATTTTGAGTGATGCTGCTCATTTTATAAAACAATTACGTCGTGAAGCAAAGAGGCTTAAGGAGTCAAATGAAGCACTCCAGAATTCTATAAAAAGTGTTAAG GGCGAGAAATTAGAACTTCGGAATGAGAAAATGAGGCTGAAGTCTGAGAAGGAGCGTATCGAACAGATGCTTAAAGGCAGTAGCACCACAACCCAGTTCTTCACTAAACCTGCTGCCACGACACTTCAACCAGCTTCGCCCCCAGCTTTAAGCAAAACAATCCCATACCCAAACCATATACCGACGGGAATGTGGCAATGGATACCCCCTGCAGCCATGGATACTTCTCTAGATCATGTGCTAAGGCCACCTGCTGCATAG
- the LOC122042990 gene encoding transcription factor bHLH115-like isoform X3, translating to MKFCPTPLISWVSRCRFSSMIDFDAMLEEDKSSNIGSLKKRNHKESCAAPGSKARREKIRRDKLNDRFTELCSIMNPGKPPITDKFVILSDAAHFIKQLRREAKRLKESNEALQNSIKSVKGEKLELRNEKMRLKSEKERIEQMLKGSSTTTQFFTKPAATTLQPASPPALSKTIPYPNHIPTGMWQWIPPAAMDTSLDHVLRPPAA from the exons ATGAAGTTTTGCCCTACCCCGTTGATAAGTTGGGTGAGTCGTTGCAGGTTCAG TTCAATGATTGATTTTGATGCGATGCTCGAGGAGGACAAAAGCTCAAACATTGGTTCCCTTAAGAAACG AAACCATAAGGAGTCATGTGCTGCACCAGGATCAAAAGCCCGCCGTGAGAAAATACGAAGAGATAAACTTAATGATAG GTTCACAGAGTTGTGCTCTATCATGAATCCAGGAAAGCCTCCTATAACAGATAAATTTGTCATTTTGAGTGATGCTGCTCATTTTATAAAACAATTACGTCGTGAAGCAAAGAGGCTTAAGGAGTCAAATGAAGCACTCCAGAATTCTATAAAAAGTGTTAAG GGCGAGAAATTAGAACTTCGGAATGAGAAAATGAGGCTGAAGTCTGAGAAGGAGCGTATCGAACAGATGCTTAAAGGCAGTAGCACCACAACCCAGTTCTTCACTAAACCTGCTGCCACGACACTTCAACCAGCTTCGCCCCCAGCTTTAAGCAAAACAATCCCATACCCAAACCATATACCGACGGGAATGTGGCAATGGATACCCCCTGCAGCCATGGATACTTCTCTAGATCATGTGCTAAGGCCACCTGCTGCATAG
- the LOC122042990 gene encoding transcription factor bHLH115-like isoform X1: MVGPKVRSSGGGWLIDYGGIVEDVREPGFLWGARIIDDPSASSSMIDFDAMLEEDKSSNIGSLKKRNHKESCAAPGSKARREKIRRDKLNDRFTELCSIMNPGKPPITDKFVILSDAAHFIKQLRREAKRLKESNEALQNSIKSVKGEKLELRNEKMRLKSEKERIEQMLKGSSTTTQFFTKPAATTLQPASPPALSKTIPYPNHIPTGMWQWIPPAAMDTSLDHVLRPPAA; encoded by the exons ATGGTTGGGCCGAAGGTGCGCAGCAGTGGAGGCGGATGGCTTATAGACTACGGAGGTATTGTCGAGGACGTCCGTGAGCCTGGTTTCCTCTGGGGCGCTCGGATCATCGATGATCCCTCTGCTTCgag TTCAATGATTGATTTTGATGCGATGCTCGAGGAGGACAAAAGCTCAAACATTGGTTCCCTTAAGAAACG AAACCATAAGGAGTCATGTGCTGCACCAGGATCAAAAGCCCGCCGTGAGAAAATACGAAGAGATAAACTTAATGATAG GTTCACAGAGTTGTGCTCTATCATGAATCCAGGAAAGCCTCCTATAACAGATAAATTTGTCATTTTGAGTGATGCTGCTCATTTTATAAAACAATTACGTCGTGAAGCAAAGAGGCTTAAGGAGTCAAATGAAGCACTCCAGAATTCTATAAAAAGTGTTAAG GGCGAGAAATTAGAACTTCGGAATGAGAAAATGAGGCTGAAGTCTGAGAAGGAGCGTATCGAACAGATGCTTAAAGGCAGTAGCACCACAACCCAGTTCTTCACTAAACCTGCTGCCACGACACTTCAACCAGCTTCGCCCCCAGCTTTAAGCAAAACAATCCCATACCCAAACCATATACCGACGGGAATGTGGCAATGGATACCCCCTGCAGCCATGGATACTTCTCTAGATCATGTGCTAAGGCCACCTGCTGCATAG
- the LOC122042990 gene encoding transcription factor bHLH115-like isoform X4 gives MIDFDAMLEEDKSSNIGSLKKRNHKESCAAPGSKARREKIRRDKLNDRFTELCSIMNPGKPPITDKFVILSDAAHFIKQLRREAKRLKESNEALQNSIKSVKGEKLELRNEKMRLKSEKERIEQMLKGSSTTTQFFTKPAATTLQPASPPALSKTIPYPNHIPTGMWQWIPPAAMDTSLDHVLRPPAA, from the exons ATGATTGATTTTGATGCGATGCTCGAGGAGGACAAAAGCTCAAACATTGGTTCCCTTAAGAAACG AAACCATAAGGAGTCATGTGCTGCACCAGGATCAAAAGCCCGCCGTGAGAAAATACGAAGAGATAAACTTAATGATAG GTTCACAGAGTTGTGCTCTATCATGAATCCAGGAAAGCCTCCTATAACAGATAAATTTGTCATTTTGAGTGATGCTGCTCATTTTATAAAACAATTACGTCGTGAAGCAAAGAGGCTTAAGGAGTCAAATGAAGCACTCCAGAATTCTATAAAAAGTGTTAAG GGCGAGAAATTAGAACTTCGGAATGAGAAAATGAGGCTGAAGTCTGAGAAGGAGCGTATCGAACAGATGCTTAAAGGCAGTAGCACCACAACCCAGTTCTTCACTAAACCTGCTGCCACGACACTTCAACCAGCTTCGCCCCCAGCTTTAAGCAAAACAATCCCATACCCAAACCATATACCGACGGGAATGTGGCAATGGATACCCCCTGCAGCCATGGATACTTCTCTAGATCATGTGCTAAGGCCACCTGCTGCATAG